DNA from Cystobacter fuscus DSM 2262:
GTTCGTGCCGGTAAAGAAGTCGATGCGCGAGCCCGAGAATAACGCCTCCGATATTCTGAGTACACCGGGTTGTTCACGGAAAGTGGAGCCCTCTGGCGGGCCAGGAGTTCTCAGGTCCCTGGACGGGCCACACTCTCCGTGCTAGGATCGCTCTCTGAAACCCTGTCGGAAGCTCCATGCTCAAGATCAACGAACAGCAGATGCTCCGCTTCGCTGAGTCGCGCATCCGCGGTTTCGAGGAGCGGATGGTCCACCACCTTGGCGAGCTCTTCCCTCTGCGTTGCGCGGCCATGGGGGCCTCGAGCCTCCGCAGCATGGTACAGGGTGGAATTCGGCGTGCGACCTCCCATGGCCTCACTGTCGAGAAGGATGTCTGCCTCTTCATTTGCGCGATGTGTGCCCTGGGCGAGGGGGTCGATGTGGACGCCCACTCCCCGTGGGTGATGCAGGTCCTCGGGAAGGAGAGCCCCGGGACCACTTCCGAGAAAGTGGAGCGGCTTTGTGAGCTTGCTTCGGAGCGCCTCTCCCAGGCAGGAGATGGCCCTCAGGACGAAGCGATGGAACTGCAAGCCTCCACGGCCCTCGCAGAAGCGCCGCGCAGAGCCGCCCAGGCCCAGTTCTGCAATAGAAGTCCTGTCGAGAGGCCCATCATTCCTTGTCCGAGAAAGCGCGGCTATCTCTTCTCGGTATGAACTGGCGTATAGAGGAGATGAAGCGGCCGGGCGCCACGGGCGTGGAGGCCCACCGAGCCCTACATTGCGGCGACGCGGACGTGACCGCCGGAGGGGGAGTGGGCGATGGAATAATCGGCATCGACGTACACAAGCGGGATATCCAGGTGTGCATCCTGGCCGAGGGTGGCGAGGTGGTATTGGAGCAGCGCATCCGCACGCAACGGGAGCAGTTGGGCGAGCTGCTGAGCAAGCGCCCGAGGGCGCGGGTGCTGGTGGAGGCGTCCACCGAGAGCGAATGGGTGGCGCGGTGCATGGAGGAGATGGGCCACGAGGTGGTGGTGGCCGACCCCAACTTCGCGCCCATGTACGCCACGCGCAGCCGTCGGGTGAAGACAGACAAGAGGGATGCTCGCAGCC
Protein-coding regions in this window:
- a CDS encoding IS110 family transposase, translating into MKRPGATGVEAHRALHCGDADVTAGGGVGDGIIGIDVHKRDIQVCILAEGGEVVLEQRIRTQREQLGELLSKRPRARVLVEASTESEWVARCMEEMGHEVVVADPNFAPMYATRSRRVKTDKRDARSLAEACKLGAYRPAHRTSDAKRHMKAQLAVREALVRTRGGRFDSRRFHWK